The genome window TAACCAAATCTGTAGCCGCTAAAAATGAAGCAGGAAACAGAGTCAAAGTAGTAAGAACTGTGATAATTAAAGCAATTTGATAGTTAAAAACTAGTTTAAATATCTGATAAATAATCTTAGTTAAAAAAGCAAGAGAAACAGAACTAATAAGTTTAGCCGCGGTAAAACTATCACCTATAAAAAATTTAATAGCTGCTAATAGTAAACAGTAACCAGGTGGATTGTGTTGATAATTGTAAACTTTACCAGCTAAAATTCTTTCGGCTTGGATCGCATAAACACCATAAAAATCAGACTCAACCCCAAAAGTCCCTACTTGACGCCTAGATCCTATACTTATAGCCAAAACTAATACTATTAAACTAAAGATAAGCACAAATCGCTCAGCTTCTAGTTCATTTTTAGGGAAGATGTCTATCTTTTCCATAATGTTTATTGGCTATTACTAAAGCTTTTTTGACGTTGAGAAGATTATCAGCTTTATTTTTATTTTGAGCTAACATTTCAATCGATACCCATCCTTGATAGTTAAGACGAGTGAGGGTGTGAGCAAACAAATCATGACGCACTTCTTGTGAGCCAATTATTTGTAAATTAGGTTCACTAATGTGAAAGTGACATAATTGAGGGAAAGCTTTTTCTAGAGAGGTTGCGATCGCTTCTTGATGCAGTCGCTCATGGGGGAAACCCCCAAGACCGCGCTGCATCGCTTCTTGACTCAGAGTCATACCGGCTGCATCTAGATGTAATCCAAAGCCAGGATTATTGACCTTATTGACAAAGGAAAAACCCTCTGCAGAGGTATTAATAAAATCACAGCCGTAAACTCTAGGATTAGGCTCTAAGCAAAATTTAACCCCGCAATTAACAGCAACATCGCCTAAATCAGAGAAAAAATCAACAGCGATTTCTGTGGCAACTTCTAAAAAGATATTATTAACAAGGCGATTTTTAGGAGAACCAAAAACCAAGACATTTGCTCCGAGTTGACCCGCGAGTTGGATGATACCAGATAGATAATTACGCGTTGCTAATCGCTGTTCCTTCGTTTCAAAGATGGTCAAATCTCCTCTACCAAAGAGTAAAGATTGTAGAGCAACGATTTGGATATCATAATTTTGCCAATATCTTTTGTATGTTTTCGCTTCCTCAGAGGAAACAGTCAGGGGATTACTCCAAACTTTAGTAGGAGCGATTTCAACGCCTTTAATGGAGAAATCAAGGAGAATCGCCGCTATTGAGTCGGTTTCTGTCTGTTCCCAAGCCAAATTAGAAATGGCAATTTTCACTATCTCTGTATCCGATAAACGACGCCACTATCTGCACCAAAATCATCCCCATAGGGAGCGCCAATTAGGGCAAAATCCTGAGCTCCACCCACCGCATAACCCAATAAATCCCCTGGTTGTGACTGAATTTCAACGTTTTGAGGTACTTGGTTTTTATAAGCGAAATCAGATAAATAAGCCCCTCCTGTATCAAGTCCTCCACGATCCTGATAGGGTGCACCCACCAGGAGAGCATTGCCGAAAAAAGCTAAAGAATGACCATAAACATCGCCCGCGGCTAAGTCTTGTGGTTCTATTTTGTTTATTTGTGCTCCAGTATTGAGATCAAACAAGTAGACGGAACCTGCATCGGTGCCAACTGAATCCCTGTAGGGAGCCCCAATTAGAGCGTATCCTGGTGCGATCGCTACTGAATAACCGAACAAATCCCCTGCGTTTGCTCCATCGGTGGGAACTAACTTGGCTAATTGTTCCCCTGTCTCTAAATCAAACCAATACACAGCACCACTATCGACACCTCTTTCATCTCTGTAGGGAGCACCAATTAAAGCGTATCCTGGTGCGATCGCTACTGAATAACCAAATAAATCCCCCGCATTACCGTCTCTGGGAGTTAGCTTCCTTAACTGCTTTCCGGTAGTAACATCAAACAGGTATACAACCCCAGAATCCACACCCCTGGTATCTTGATAGGGCGCACTAACTAAAGCGTATTGATCGCTAACAGCTACAGCATAGCCAAATAAATCCCCTTCTTTAAGATCTTCTGTTGTTAACTGTTTGGGATATCTTAGAGAATCAAGAGCAAATAAATGAGCCCCACCCCCATCGATTGCTCCTTGATCTGTGTAAGGTTGACCAATCAGAGCGTATTCATCACTCAAGGAAACTGCATAACCAAATAGATCTCCTTCTTTTTCTTCTTTAACGGTCAATTTTCTGATTTGTTTGTTGGTACTCAGATCAAATAAGTATACTGCTCCAGTGTCAACACCCGAATTATCCTGATAGGGCGCCCCAATCAATCCATAATCATTTTTCACCGCTACCGCAAAACCAAAAGAGTCCCCTCCACTAACATCTTCGGGGGTGATCTTGTCTATCCTCAGAGAATCATTGATTTGACTGTGTACCTGTTTCGGATAACCCCAAATCGTGATGAGCACGGTAGTTATCATTAGTACAATCCAAATAGTTATTTTTCTTAACAATTTATTAACTCCTTATTGTTGATATTGAGCGACGAACTCTTTTAATTTTAATAAGATTTGTTGCTTATTATATAAATATCCTCTTTGATTATTTTGCCAGATTTTACTTCTCATGTCGTACCGAGCTATGTCGGTGTCGAGCTGAATTTTCAGTTCTTTCTCAAAAATATGCTCAGCTACCTCTCTGGCTGTTACTGGTTCTGTGGCAAAATTTATTAAACTTGATCTTTGGTCGAGACCAATTTCTATATCTTTAGTTAGATCCTCTAAATGGTAAAACTGATATAGACTATCTGGGTTAATGTTTTCCACCCGGTTATTATTAAGTAAATCGTAAATAATATTCTTCTTTAAATTCTTGCCAAACAATCCGGGTAGACGAATAATCAAGCAATTAAACGTACTTTCTACGAATATTTCTAACTGTCGTCTATGTTTACCATAGGGTTTTAATTTTTCTAGTTCAATTACCGTATCTTCGTCAACATTAATGGGAAGATAATAGACGTCTACGGTTGATATCAAGACAAATTTTGCAGTTAATATTGTTTGCAAACAGTCAATTAGTCTTTGTATATTTTGCCAATCCTTCAGAGGATCTTGATTAGCTAACCACTTCACTCCTGATACTCCAGCACAAACGACTAAATCAAATTCTTGATTGACAATAGCCTCAATATTGTGAGAGTTATAGTAATGGGTAAATAATTGCTGCTCAGCTAAATTGCTACCCACAAACCCCGTATATCCAATCAGAGCAGATTGCATCAACGTAACCTTAACTTAACGCTGTGAGGATAACCATCGCTAACAGGATTAAGAGAGGTTCCATCGACAAACACTTGGTTGTCTTCGATTCTGAGAATACTGCGTTTTCCACTTCCGGCAAAGATTAATTCCATACCCTGAGCAAGTTCTGGCAATAGGCGATCGCTGTTGATTATAACACCCGTTTGTTCATTATTAACTAAAATTCCTCTACTCCATTGTTTCTCATTCAAGTTAGCGATATCGACTTCTTTGGTTAAGCTTAACTCATTGACGGGAACTAATACTTGAGCTTGACACAATTTCAATTCTAGTTTGGTATTTTGTTCCGGATAAGCCTTCATCTGTATAATTGATTTTGTGCCGATTTGATGCTCAACCGTAATCAACCAATTATTATGACCAGGAGGTATTCCATAACTGTGATTTCCTGTTACTCCAATACTTTTATTTGTAGCAGTTTTTACCTCAATTATATTAACCAAACCGCGCTTGTTTCCAGTATTTAAATGATAATTTAACCGCAAATCTAAATAATAAACATCTGATTTTAAATTCAGACTTGGTAAAGTATCAATTGTTAGTTGTATTAAATCATCTCTCAAATAAGAAACTTCGCATATGGCTGGGTAATCGCCTGTCTTTCTAGCTTGTTCTTGTCTTTGCCAAATTAAATTATAAAAAGTTCCCTCTACTAATTTATAGTTATTAATAAACTCCCGATAAAACCACCAGTTAGTACGTCTAACCCAAGTTTCCCAAGGACTATAGTCTTCTCTTAAAATAGTGATATATCGGGGTTTGAATTCCTGTAATGACTGTAAGTAATGATTTCTATTATGATCGCCTAAAGCGTGAATAATATAATCAATATTAGTAGGATTAACCGCGCCTATAATTGTATCCATTCCTGTAGAGTAGGTAGACAACATTCTTTTTTTGGGGGATTCGTTTTTTAATTCTTCTTTGAGAATTTTCCCTATTTCAACACTCGATCGCCATCGAGAAGATAACCATCCTCCTAACTCCTCTACCTTAACAAATTCTGGTTTTTGAGCAAAAAAATTGCTGAAAGAGTAATGATAATGAGTAAGAATCGCTAAAGAATAAAAGAAAAACAGAGTAATCATTAAGCCGGTGGTTAACTTAAGCTCAATGCTGCGAAAAAAAAGCAAATAAATCGACAAAGGCAGAATAAAAAAACTAATAACTATACTCGGTAAATAATAACGCACACTCATCGTTCCACCTAAAGAAGAAAGAAGTCCCGCCATGACGCTAGTAGAAGTAATATAAACTAACAATAAGTATTTAAGAGATTTTTGAGAGAGATAACCTTTGACCATAATTACCAGCAGACAAAAAATGATAATCGCCAAAAAGCAAATAAGTAATGAATGCTTAAACAGATCAAAAAAAGATAGAATTTTATTGTTGTTGTTAAACCAAAGAAAATACCAAAACTGGTCGTTAGCTACGTCTTTAAAGTTCATGTTAACCCATTGCCATAAGCTACCGTCGGTAAAAATCATACCTCCCAAATAAAAAGCTATCCCTGCAGCAATAATGCTGATTAAGATTTTTATTAAAACAGCCCGTTTATCTTGGGTCATTAGATAAATAATTGTCAGTAATAGCAAGTTAAAGCTACTCGGTATACCATAGTCATTCGACCAAAAAACCTGAATTCCCATGAGTGAACCCAGCAAAACATAAGTTAGGAATGATTTCTGAAAAGTATGTAAAATAGCTAAAACGATAACAGAGGTTAAAAAAGGAAGAAAACTGCGAAAATTGAGATTGCTACTTCCCGGACCAACAATTTCATTAATTAAACGAACATCATCAAAAACAAAGGAAAGAAAAATTATCATAGTAGAGGAAGCGATCGCAGATTGAGCAAAGCTAAACCCCACATAAATAAACAATAATAGTAAAACCAGATAATGAATACTCAACGATAAAAAATATGTACTGAATTGGGACGCTGCAAAAGTTTTCCCCAAAGCATAAGTTAAAGTAAAATTTAAATAAGTAGGTCCTAAACCCAGATAAGCATTAAAATCTTTTCCGGGAACCTCTCCTCTAAAAATTTTCTGCACAGGATTAAAGGCTTGAAAAGCCCCATTAAAGGGAATATATTCTAAATTTAAACGATGGTAGTTAGCAACGAAAAAAATAGATAAAATCGCAACAGTAACAGCAACAATAACTAAACCTAGTAAGCTTTTTTTCATTTCTCAGTCGGATTAAAACGATGGCAACAAGCTTTTATCAGAGTCAGTATAATCTTTAAGTTTCCCTTAATAGGACTAATTTTAGTAGGAATTGGTTGATTCAAAGGATATTGACGCGTCACAGGTAACTCTTTAATCCGATAGCCAAGACGACTAGCCCTAATCGATAGGTAATAATGTAATTCATAATCTGAAAAAATCTCTCGAAAGGGATTAACCCGAGAATCCAATAACAATTGACGACTATAGCCACGGAAACCATTAGTTGTGTCTGTATAGACTCTTCCTGCGGCTAAACTAATTAAAGGAGCATGAATCAATCTAATAGCTAGATATCTCAACCAAGGGGTATTAATACCTCGTCCACCTTTAATAAAACGCGAACCTTGTAGATGGTCCCAACCCTGGTCTAAGTGTGTTATGAATTTAGTTATAGCAGTAGTATCGTCTTTGTTATTCCCATCAATAACGATAATACCTTGATAACCTTTTTCTAAAGCATAGGCGAAAGCTATTCGCATCTGGCTACTCAATTTACCCTGATCCTGTTTAGTCAAAAGAGTACAAACGTTAACACTCTTTAAAAATTGCCTGTCTAATGAGTTATCCGTGCTACCTCCATCGGCAATAATAATATCAATAATTGAGGTTAATGCTTGCATTTTGATTAACTGCTTTCTGATTTTTTCTCCCTCGTTTATCACAAATATACAAACGCAGTACTTGTGGCGTTTAGAGGATATTTCGGCAACGCTATAAGCAGGAACTTGCCACGTTTGTCTGATTTCAGGGTCAATATTTGTTTCCATTTAAATAGTCATATCCTCAGAATCATGAACGACATTTTTCTCAACCTTTGGAGAGATAACAACAGAACTATTTTTTTCCTCTGCCACGTAGTAATTAGCCCATCCTCTCGATTTTACGATTAGTAAACCAATATACTCTGATAAAATCGCCAAAATTACAGATATTAAAAAAAACATGACAGCATTTTGCATAGAAATAGTTACCCAGCCCTCGGCAACTTGGCTTTTAAAAAAGTAAACCAAGACGATATATAGCATATAAAACAAGTTAAATGAACTAGCGATCAAGCTTAGATAGCTAGCTAGTCTCAGAGGATTAGTAGAATTCATAAAAATAATTTTTAATCCTAAATCAATTAATTCTATTAAATTTCTTTTATTTCCTCTTTTAACTCCTCTAATAGGGCTATAAGTGAAAGTTTTATTTCTGTAGCCAGTATAAACGCTTAGTAAGCGCAAATAACAATAATTATCTGAAACTTGAGTAATTGCATTGACAACTTGTCGACTGAGTACTCGAAATTCAGTAGCATTTTTGGTAAGGGGAATATTAAATAGTTTTTGACAGCACCAATAAAACAAATTAGCCCCAATTCTCAACCAGAGAGGATCATCGCGACGATTGGAACGTATACCAATTAAAATATCATTTCCCTGTTGGCACAATTCAATTAATTCAGGAATCAATTCAGGAGGATCATAACCTGGTAACAAAATTACCACAAAATCACCGATCGCTGTATCCAATCCCGAGGAAATGGCGACTTCAACCCCAAACTTACGAGAGAGATTAATTAGTCTAATTCCGTTATATGTTTGTAGCAATAAAGTCGCTTGAGTACTGATTTTGTCGTCGAAACCATCATTGACAATAATTAATTCATAAAACTTATAGTTTTCGTCTAAGATTGTAATGATGCTAAAAACTACTACATCTAGAGATTGGGTGTGATTATCAACTGGCAAAATTACTGAAACAAAATAATCTTTACTAGCCATTAAACTAAAAATTTTTTTAACTCATCGAGAATATCATAAATATTATCAATTTTACCACCTAAGATAGAAATCAAGTTTGGCAGTTTTAGATTCTGCTGAAAAAGAATTGGTCTACTATCATTAAGTTCACTTTGTGGTAAAACAGTTTTAATCTCCCATAGAGATTCTAAGTAACTACAATCTTTTAAAATAGGTAAATAGCGAGCAGCATCTTGAATCATATAATGATAATTACTTTGATATTGTCTCTGCTGATAAATTTCCGGCGTTGGATAGGTTAAATTAGGGCGATCTAACCAATAACAATGAGGCGTATAGCGCACATGACTTAAGGTATGTAGATGACGACTAGGAAAAGGCATAAGAGAAAAAAAAGGACCACAAACAACCGTTATTCCAACCTGATTTAAAGGTTCAGGAACTTTAATTAAAGCCATCTCAGTTAGTTCGTGTTTTAAAGGAATAGTAGGTAATTGCGATCGCGCCAAAATAGTATTTAAAGCAGAATAACTACAATTAAATACATAGTCACTAACTATGCTTGATTCCTGGTT of Gloeocapsa sp. PCC 73106 contains these proteins:
- a CDS encoding NAD(P)-dependent oxidoreductase; protein product: MQSALIGYTGFVGSNLAEQQLFTHYYNSHNIEAIVNQEFDLVVCAGVSGVKWLANQDPLKDWQNIQRLIDCLQTILTAKFVLISTVDVYYLPINVDEDTVIELEKLKPYGKHRRQLEIFVESTFNCLIIRLPGLFGKNLKKNIIYDLLNNNRVENINPDSLYQFYHLEDLTKDIEIGLDQRSSLINFATEPVTAREVAEHIFEKELKIQLDTDIARYDMRSKIWQNNQRGYLYNKQQILLKLKEFVAQYQQ
- a CDS encoding glycosyltransferase, which codes for MASKDYFVSVILPVDNHTQSLDVVVFSIITILDENYKFYELIIVNDGFDDKISTQATLLLQTYNGIRLINLSRKFGVEVAISSGLDTAIGDFVVILLPGYDPPELIPELIELCQQGNDILIGIRSNRRDDPLWLRIGANLFYWCCQKLFNIPLTKNATEFRVLSRQVVNAITQVSDNYCYLRLLSVYTGYRNKTFTYSPIRGVKRGNKRNLIELIDLGLKIIFMNSTNPLRLASYLSLIASSFNLFYMLYIVLVYFFKSQVAEGWVTISMQNAVMFFLISVILAILSEYIGLLIVKSRGWANYYVAEEKNSSVVISPKVEKNVVHDSEDMTI
- a CDS encoding sugar phosphate isomerase/epimerase; this encodes MKIAISNLAWEQTETDSIAAILLDFSIKGVEIAPTKVWSNPLTVSSEEAKTYKRYWQNYDIQIVALQSLLFGRGDLTIFETKEQRLATRNYLSGIIQLAGQLGANVLVFGSPKNRLVNNIFLEVATEIAVDFFSDLGDVAVNCGVKFCLEPNPRVYGCDFINTSAEGFSFVNKVNNPGFGLHLDAAGMTLSQEAMQRGLGGFPHERLHQEAIATSLEKAFPQLCHFHISEPNLQIIGSQEVRHDLFAHTLTRLNYQGWVSIEMLAQNKNKADNLLNVKKALVIANKHYGKDRHLP
- a CDS encoding glycosyltransferase family 2 protein, whose amino-acid sequence is METNIDPEIRQTWQVPAYSVAEISSKRHKYCVCIFVINEGEKIRKQLIKMQALTSIIDIIIADGGSTDNSLDRQFLKSVNVCTLLTKQDQGKLSSQMRIAFAYALEKGYQGIIVIDGNNKDDTTAITKFITHLDQGWDHLQGSRFIKGGRGINTPWLRYLAIRLIHAPLISLAAGRVYTDTTNGFRGYSRQLLLDSRVNPFREIFSDYELHYYLSIRASRLGYRIKELPVTRQYPLNQPIPTKISPIKGNLKIILTLIKACCHRFNPTEK
- a CDS encoding FG-GAP repeat protein, whose amino-acid sequence is MITTVLITIWGYPKQVHSQINDSLRIDKITPEDVSGGDSFGFAVAVKNDYGLIGAPYQDNSGVDTGAVYLFDLSTNKQIRKLTVKEEKEGDLFGYAVSLSDEYALIGQPYTDQGAIDGGGAHLFALDSLRYPKQLTTEDLKEGDLFGYAVAVSDQYALVSAPYQDTRGVDSGVVYLFDVTTGKQLRKLTPRDGNAGDLFGYSVAIAPGYALIGAPYRDERGVDSGAVYWFDLETGEQLAKLVPTDGANAGDLFGYSVAIAPGYALIGAPYRDSVGTDAGSVYLFDLNTGAQINKIEPQDLAAGDVYGHSLAFFGNALLVGAPYQDRGGLDTGGAYLSDFAYKNQVPQNVEIQSQPGDLLGYAVGGAQDFALIGAPYGDDFGADSGVVYRIQR